From Bacteroidota bacterium:
GACAAGGGGAAAATCGGAGAAAGCAGTCGCAACGGCTTTGGCATCGGTAGCGGCAACACTTTCAAAATTTGCCTACGATGTGTGCTTGTATATGAACCAAAACTTTGGGTTTATTCGCTTTCCTGATGAACTCACCACCGGTTCCAGTATCATGCCGCACAAGAAAAACCCCGATGTTTTTGAATTGATACGCGCCAAATGCAACCGCATACAGGCGGTGCCCAACGAGTTAACATTGCTGATAAACAACCTGCCATCAGGCTATCACCGCGATATGCAGATAACTAAAGAAGCTTTGTTCCCGGCTATTACGGAGTTGTTGAACTGCTTAACTACCTGTCGCCTTATGTTGCAGCACATTGTGATAAAGGATGATATTCTTACTGATGAAAAATACATACACCTTTTTAGCGTAGAGCGTGTGAACGAGTTGGTATTACAAGGTACTCCCTTTAGAGATGCTTACAAACAGGAGGGTAAGGAAATAGAAGAAGGCAGTTTTAAAGCTCCAACTCAGCTAAACCATACTCACGCGGGCAGTATGGGTAACTTATGTAACGATGAGATAGAAAGGGAAATGGGAAAGTTTAAGGAGCTATTTTAAAGGAATAAGAAATATATAACTTTGAGGCTCGCAATTGTGACTAAATGAATACAACGTTCCTCAAAGTACCTCCTGCATATATTATCTTATTTCTTGTTTTATGTTGTTTTGCTATTCTTAGGTTAGACTCTATTGGTCTGGCTTATTTTGGGGATGAAGCGATGGTGTATGGCCCCGCTGTTCAACAAATGGCAAGTAATGGGCCCTCTATGTTTCCGGGTGCTATACAGGAAGATTTATCCAGGGGGCACCCTATGATGTTCCATTTCACAGCAGGATTGTTTCTATATTTATTCGGCAATACTGTTACTAACTCACACATATTTGCTCTCCTTATTTCGTTATGCACTTTGTTTGTCGTATTCAAGATAAGCAAAGAGTTTTTATCTGATTTATATTCTGTTTTAGTAGTAATAAGCGTAGCATCTTTCCCTTTATTTATAGGGCAATCCGCAATGGTTTATCCTGAAATGATGCTTACCTTATTTGCTCTCACAACACTTTACTTTTACCTAAAGAAGAACCCCATACATTTTTTTATTTCTGCCTCTTTTCTCCTTCTTACTAAAGAAACAGGCATTCTCTTTTTGTTTTCCTTAGCTATATGGAATATTTTGAACTCTATTTTTATAGACCACAAGAAAATACTCTCTGCTGATTTTATTAAGGGTCAATTGACTTTTGTTTATCCCCTATTACCGCTCATTACGTTCTTTGTTCTGCAAAAAATAAAATTCGGGTATGTGTTTTATCCTGAACATATTGGTTTTATAAAAACAAATTATGAATCGGTAGAATACATGATTGGGAATCTTTTTCGTCAGCTGTTTGAGTTTGATTACAAGTATTGGATATACCTATCTTTTGCACTTCTGTTTCTATTGTTTCATAAAAAAATAAGCCTGAAGCATCGGATAATCATAGCCGTAATTTATTTCTGCCAATACAAAATATTGTATGGCATTTGGCATACCAATTCTTTTATAGCAATTGCAGCCTTTATTGTAGGCAGCTTACTTATTTTTTCTGTTTATTTATCTGCCGTAAAGAGCAATTTCACGGTGAAGGATGAGATGATGTTAGTGTCATTTCTATTTATTTTAATCTATGTATTATTTTGTGTAATTAACTTTTTTACAGACAGATACCTGATTATTTGTTTGCCGTTTTGTTTGATTATGGTCTATGGATTAATTGCACAAGTAAATTACAGCAAACAAATAGGGATTGGATTTTCCGTGATGATTTTGGCCTTCAATTTTTATTTTCTAGCTACAACCCGAAGCAATGGCGAAACCACGCCGTATTATAAAAATGTACTTATGGTGCAACAAGAAATGGTTGACTATATTGAATCCTCGGGTTTAAATGGAGATACAATTTATTGCGAGTTCCCCCATTTTGTTGCTTTAAACAATAAATCGGCAGGCTTTAAAAGGCGTGATATATGGTTTACTATTAAAGTTGATTCTACTATTCAGTATAATTATTGGATTACTGATAATTTTTGTGGACAGAACTATTATAAAACCATTGAAAACAGGAAGGATTTGAAACTTTTAAAAGAGTTTAAGCACGGTAATGCAGAAATGAGAGTATACGCCGGCTTTTAATTTTCAATTTTACTCAAAGCCTTATTTATCCTAGTATTTGGCTGTCCTGTATGATGTTTATTCTTTTCACCTTATACGGCACAGCACACGTAAATAGTTGGTTTTATATGGATTTACCTAGATGGAGTTATGTTTACATTCGACACTCCGAGGGTTAATAGTAAGGATTACAAACGCACATTTTGGGATTAGTTGTAGTAAGCAAAATCTAATACATATGTATTAGAACCTTCATCAAAACACTTAAAGTTGGGGTTGAAAAACGGGTTTTAGTATATTTACCCCTGTTTCAATTTTGCCCCAATGATTAAATATAATCCAAAAGACTGGTTTACCTTTATTTTCAGAATTCACCGCTCTGAAACCTTTAGGCAGCTTCTTCCACTGATGGCCGGTGTAAGTACTTATGCTTTTCTAGTAACTTACTTTGAGCTGCACTCGTTTTTCTCAAAAGAATCAATTGATACTGCAAAAAACATCTCGGCTATATATTCAATATTAGGCTTCACACTCTCATTGTTATTGGTGTTTAGGACAAACAGTGCCTACGACAGGTGGTGGGAAGGCCGCAAACAATGGGGAGAGCTTACCAACTCTTCAAGGGCATTGGCCGCACAGCTTAATGCGTTATTGAGTAAAAACCACCAAAACAGATTAACAGTATCTAATTATATCAGCTTGTTTGCCTATACCTTACAGGCTCACCTTAAAGCAGAAAAAGTTAACACTGCCTCAATAGAAAGCAAGTTTGATGTATCGGCATTTTCAAAAGATGATTTAGAAAAAATCGCATCAAGCTATCATCAACCACAGCAGGTATATAACCAGCTAACTTCATTACTGCACGAGTTAAAAAAACAGAACCAATACAGCGCCGAAGAAATGTATGTGTTTAAAAATGAACTTAATAAACTCATTGAAGTGTGCGGTGCTTGCGAAAGAATAAAAAATACGCCCATTCCGTTTTCGTATTCTGTATTCTTAAAAAAGTTTGTATTCTTTTATGTTATGATATTTCCCCTAACATACGGACTCACAATGTCGTACTTCATCGTACCGGCAACGGCTTTAATTCTTTACGTGCTGGCCAGCTTAGAGTTGATTGCCGAGGAAATTGAAGACCCGTTTAACGGCGAGGCCAACGATTTGCCTACTACTGAAATGGCTGAAAATATCAATAAATCTGTAACAGCCATTTTACTTAATTAATCAAAGTACATTAGGTATCTAAACACTGATAATTTATCAGACTGATTGATTGTAACACAATCCCGTTCTCCAATCAATAAGGATATAAAAAGTAACAAGCCAACTGCACTAAGCAATTGGCTTGTTCTGTTTTAGCAAAGACTCTTTTAAAAGTTCAGCTACTATAATGACGGGTTACCTTAACACCGTAATATTTCCCGACCGTACAAGCAACTCCTGATTGAAACCTCTTGCAACAATGTAATAGGCGTAAACATCCTGTTGTACAGGATACCCTTCGTAGGTTCCATCCCACTTAAAGTAAACGTCATCCGATCTGAAGATAATCTCACCCCATCGGTTAAATATTATCACCTTCATTTCGGTCACAAAATAGGTGCTTACTTCAAAGTAGTCGTTGTTGTTATCTCCGTTCGGGGTTATAGCGTTGGGCACATATAGTATTGGTTTCACAACCACCTCAACCTTTTTCTCAATCGAATCAGGACAGCCGTATTCGTTTACAACCCTTAGTTTCACTAAGTATTCACCCGGCCAGCTATACCTGCGTTTTGTATGAAGGTTGGTATCAATCATTGCTGTATCACCAAACGACCATACGTACGAAACGGCTCCGGTTGATGTGTTTGTAAAGTAGGCTGTGTCTTGTTCATAAGTATAAACCCCATTTTTGCTGGCAACAAAATCAGCTTTAGGGCTTGGTCGCACAATTACCTGTGTATAAGCAGTATCAACACAACCTACC
This genomic window contains:
- a CDS encoding glycosyltransferase family 39 protein; this translates as MNTTFLKVPPAYIILFLVLCCFAILRLDSIGLAYFGDEAMVYGPAVQQMASNGPSMFPGAIQEDLSRGHPMMFHFTAGLFLYLFGNTVTNSHIFALLISLCTLFVVFKISKEFLSDLYSVLVVISVASFPLFIGQSAMVYPEMMLTLFALTTLYFYLKKNPIHFFISASFLLLTKETGILFLFSLAIWNILNSIFIDHKKILSADFIKGQLTFVYPLLPLITFFVLQKIKFGYVFYPEHIGFIKTNYESVEYMIGNLFRQLFEFDYKYWIYLSFALLFLLFHKKISLKHRIIIAVIYFCQYKILYGIWHTNSFIAIAAFIVGSLLIFSVYLSAVKSNFTVKDEMMLVSFLFILIYVLFCVINFFTDRYLIICLPFCLIMVYGLIAQVNYSKQIGIGFSVMILAFNFYFLATTRSNGETTPYYKNVLMVQQEMVDYIESSGLNGDTIYCEFPHFVALNNKSAGFKRRDIWFTIKVDSTIQYNYWITDNFCGQNYYKTIENRKDLKLLKEFKHGNAEMRVYAGF
- a CDS encoding bestrophin; protein product: MIKYNPKDWFTFIFRIHRSETFRQLLPLMAGVSTYAFLVTYFELHSFFSKESIDTAKNISAIYSILGFTLSLLLVFRTNSAYDRWWEGRKQWGELTNSSRALAAQLNALLSKNHQNRLTVSNYISLFAYTLQAHLKAEKVNTASIESKFDVSAFSKDDLEKIASSYHQPQQVYNQLTSLLHELKKQNQYSAEEMYVFKNELNKLIEVCGACERIKNTPIPFSYSVFLKKFVFFYVMIFPLTYGLTMSYFIVPATALILYVLASLELIAEEIEDPFNGEANDLPTTEMAENINKSVTAILLN